Proteins encoded in a region of the Metamycoplasma alkalescens genome:
- a CDS encoding S41 family peptidase — MKKIIFSGAISIPLCLLSAGCNLSYNKPKEENNKINPNKQEQKFNISYYLNGKLQKVIKAKKGDKIIPINFTKPGFKFVGYFIDKEYTKKLNIDHVIDSNVDIFLKFELNIQKVNFIEKSYNLHSLPVINLTNNTVKLSEHNNIQYIDLEQFLSIAKDVLIINDKPIDDVLYNGKMYKLNRQLNSNYDGKIFTIESINKYDSKDQNEKSIINKSYIKFDYLNQIIKISGFDFFENVKPYEKEGKIEFYNPEKSNFSEIEIDLSNYNINMIEQKGKLYLPFVLLNQLLLGENENQLYFNNDKVYIFEFTQVHDNNSNETKKALLSNTKSRPISKKLKEFEYNYLNLLLDVFYPIKPKSKTFAKFLETYKLGLLDDNDRMHFNTLNTLIKDLDDIHTKPLLWGNQYISNLDKEIENLSNSSSYKHKERVKKFREIEKKLVKLEISKDLKESEIRYTKDKKTAIIKIDQISRYTTEGLNKQLAEAKAKEAVNIVFDLSLNRGGSVQATYEILGYLSDKNFKYNKYYPLTQDTKIIEIKSNVGKKDFNYFILTSPITYSAGSLLAAVSKNNNLAKIIGYQSAGGVSEVKISVLPTGLILRRSGNYTLSDFNKNSYEWGVKPDFEFDKKNGYEFEKLFNLDYIQEVVNQLTKNS, encoded by the coding sequence ATGAAGAAAATAATATTTTCAGGAGCAATTTCAATACCTTTATGTTTACTTAGTGCAGGTTGTAATCTTTCTTATAATAAGCCTAAGGAAGAAAATAATAAAATCAATCCAAACAAACAAGAACAAAAATTTAATATTTCTTACTACCTTAATGGCAAATTACAAAAGGTTATTAAAGCAAAAAAAGGAGATAAGATAATTCCTATTAATTTTACAAAACCAGGATTTAAGTTTGTTGGTTATTTTATAGATAAAGAATACACAAAGAAGCTAAATATTGACCATGTAATAGATTCAAATGTTGATATTTTTCTAAAGTTTGAGCTAAATATTCAAAAGGTTAACTTTATTGAAAAATCATATAATTTGCATTCATTGCCAGTAATAAATTTGACAAATAACACTGTAAAATTAAGTGAACATAACAATATCCAATATATTGATTTAGAACAGTTTTTATCAATAGCTAAGGATGTCTTAATAATCAATGATAAACCAATTGATGATGTTTTATATAATGGCAAAATGTATAAATTAAATAGGCAACTTAATAGTAATTATGATGGCAAGATATTTACAATTGAGTCTATAAATAAGTATGATTCAAAGGATCAAAATGAGAAATCTATTATTAATAAATCATACATAAAATTTGATTATCTTAATCAAATAATAAAAATCTCAGGATTTGATTTTTTTGAAAATGTTAAGCCTTATGAAAAAGAAGGCAAAATTGAGTTTTATAACCCAGAAAAAAGCAATTTTAGTGAGATAGAAATTGATTTGTCAAATTATAACATTAACATGATAGAACAAAAAGGCAAGTTATATTTACCTTTTGTTCTACTTAACCAACTACTTTTAGGTGAAAACGAAAACCAGTTGTATTTTAATAATGACAAAGTTTATATTTTTGAATTTACTCAAGTTCATGATAATAACAGCAATGAAACTAAGAAAGCGTTATTATCAAATACTAAAAGCCGGCCAATATCTAAAAAATTAAAAGAATTTGAATATAACTATTTAAATTTATTATTAGATGTTTTTTATCCAATAAAACCAAAATCAAAAACATTTGCAAAATTCCTAGAAACTTATAAACTAGGTCTATTAGATGACAATGACCGTATGCATTTTAACACTCTGAACACCTTAATTAAAGATTTAGATGATATTCACACCAAACCCTTACTTTGAGGAAATCAATATATTTCTAATTTAGATAAAGAAATTGAAAATCTTTCTAATTCTAGTTCTTATAAACATAAGGAAAGAGTTAAAAAATTTAGAGAAATTGAAAAAAAATTAGTTAAACTAGAAATTTCTAAAGATTTAAAAGAAAGTGAAATCAGATATACTAAAGACAAAAAAACTGCAATTATAAAGATTGATCAAATTAGTCGCTATACAACAGAGGGACTAAATAAACAACTAGCTGAAGCAAAAGCAAAAGAAGCTGTTAATATTGTTTTTGATTTATCTCTTAATCGGGGAGGATCAGTTCAGGCGACATATGAAATTTTAGGTTATTTAAGCGACAAAAATTTCAAATATAATAAGTATTATCCATTAACTCAAGATACTAAAATTATAGAAATTAAATCTAATGTAGGTAAAAAAGATTTTAATTACTTTATATTAACTTCACCAATTACTTACTCTGCCGGAAGCTTGCTTGCTGCAGTTTCTAAAAATAATAATTTAGCAAAGATTATAGGCTATCAATCTGCTGGAGGGGTTTCAGAAGTAAAAATTAGTGTCTTGCCTACTGGATTAATTCTTAGAAGAAGTGGGAATTATACATTATCAGATTTTAATAAAAATAGCTATGAATGAGGTGTAAAACCTGACTTTGAATTTGACAAGAAAAATGGTTATGAATTTGAAAAGTTATTTAATTTAGATTACATACAAGAAGTTGTTAATCAACTAACAAAAAATAGTTAG
- a CDS encoding S41 family peptidase has translation MKISKLRNLVISSTFILPFTVISAACATKADFDESALKAAACATKADFDESALKEFLIIPLAKELNSQNNRNNKIKMYMHNDVAYVGIKEFLRSISTIIKHDKLTFSFNNDKVKLVLKTDQDEKNNPSLTVDYKSKKIIVSNYKFFREILKKYERGEEKLKISFLKRENQNLNQEFEFDLKKYNIDILKGKDDLYLPQILLNQVILNESNIQTYFNEDVFNIFRFAESLTGFGSITLKMSPKNNVKNIPDGLRKFQLKYYPFLFDYYYGIKLDKNKSYKEFFNNYKTDILSNDSDIHYLSTKKIISDLDDPHTAYKLDGYYDKSRGLYSQQIANKKRTNDQIELGNYLQKYYFKNNTEYQNVYTSDNKTSVISFKAFEEDSASHIEKSLKEAKEKGVKNIVFNLTLNGGGFIGAAFEIMGFMTDKPFKSYTYNPLSGEKKIELIQSKYPKYDFNYYVLTSPYAFSAGNIFPQMVKDNNVGKVIGYKTFGGASAISYAILPTGDIIQLSSNTVFTDKHFRTTEFGIEPNFKFKYDLSKNPEKLYDLTNIQNIVNNLSQGNFDDVIEVKESEPETKPEHKTSKNNPHMNSNLIPRDNSKEHFSSNSNSSTIENKSGNISKLSAKPVNMSNNVKIAIILSTVVIAIIAIAISVYFVIRKQKRKLNLKNEI, from the coding sequence ATGAAAATTTCAAAACTAAGAAATTTAGTCATTTCTTCAACATTTATCTTGCCTTTTACTGTTATTTCTGCAGCATGTGCAACTAAAGCTGATTTTGATGAATCTGCATTAAAAGCTGCAGCATGTGCAACTAAAGCTGATTTTGATGAATCTGCATTAAAAGAGTTTTTAATTATTCCTTTGGCCAAGGAATTAAATAGTCAGAATAATAGAAACAACAAAATAAAAATGTATATGCATAATGATGTTGCTTATGTAGGCATAAAAGAATTTTTAAGAAGCATTTCAACTATTATTAAGCATGATAAATTGACTTTTTCATTTAATAATGACAAAGTCAAGTTAGTTCTAAAAACTGACCAAGACGAAAAAAATAACCCTTCGTTAACAGTTGATTATAAATCAAAAAAAATAATCGTCTCGAATTATAAGTTTTTTAGAGAAATACTAAAAAAATATGAAAGAGGCGAGGAAAAACTTAAAATTTCCTTCTTAAAAAGAGAAAACCAAAACCTAAATCAAGAATTTGAATTTGATTTAAAAAAATATAATATTGATATTTTAAAAGGTAAAGATGATTTATATTTACCACAAATTCTTTTAAATCAAGTTATATTAAATGAGTCTAATATTCAAACCTATTTTAATGAAGATGTTTTTAATATATTTAGATTTGCTGAATCTCTGACTGGATTTGGTTCAATAACTTTAAAAATGTCACCAAAAAATAATGTTAAAAACATTCCTGATGGACTTAGAAAATTCCAATTAAAATACTATCCATTTTTATTTGATTACTATTACGGGATTAAGTTAGATAAAAATAAATCATACAAAGAGTTTTTTAACAATTATAAAACAGATATTTTGTCAAATGATTCTGACATTCACTATTTATCAACTAAAAAAATTATTAGTGATTTAGATGATCCACATACTGCTTATAAGTTAGATGGTTACTATGATAAGAGTAGAGGTTTATATAGTCAACAAATTGCTAATAAAAAAAGAACTAATGACCAAATAGAATTAGGTAACTATTTGCAAAAATACTACTTCAAAAACAACACTGAATATCAAAATGTTTATACTTCTGATAATAAAACATCAGTTATTTCATTTAAAGCATTTGAAGAAGACAGTGCTTCGCATATCGAAAAATCATTGAAAGAAGCAAAAGAAAAAGGTGTTAAAAACATTGTGTTTAATTTAACTTTAAATGGTGGTGGATTCATTGGTGCAGCTTTTGAAATAATGGGTTTCATGACTGATAAGCCATTTAAGTCATACACTTATAACCCTTTATCAGGCGAGAAAAAAATAGAATTAATTCAATCAAAATATCCTAAATATGATTTTAATTACTACGTTCTTACTTCGCCTTATGCTTTTAGTGCAGGAAATATATTTCCACAAATGGTAAAAGATAATAATGTCGGAAAAGTTATTGGATATAAAACTTTTGGTGGTGCATCGGCAATATCCTATGCAATATTGCCAACAGGTGACATTATTCAATTAAGCAGCAACACTGTTTTTACAGATAAACACTTCAGAACAACTGAATTCGGTATTGAACCAAACTTCAAATTTAAGTATGATTTAAGTAAGAATCCAGAAAAATTATATGATTTAACTAACATTCAAAATATAGTCAATAATCTATCACAGGGCAACTTTGATGATGTCATAGAAGTTAAAGAAAGTGAACCTGAGACTAAGCCAGAACATAAAACTTCTAAAAATAATCCGCATATGAATTCTAATTTAATACCTAGAGATAATTCTAAGGAGCATTTTTCTTCAAATTCTAACTCCTCAACCATAGAAAATAAATCAGGTAATATTTCGAAATTATCAGCTAAGCCTGTAAATATGTCTAATAATGTCAAAATAGCAATTATTTTATCAACAGTAGTTATTGCAATTATAGCTATCGCAATATCAGTTTATTTTGTTATTAGAAAACAAAAACGTAAGCTTAATCTTAAGAATGAAATCTAA
- a CDS encoding variable surface lipoprotein, with translation MKKINKIIISLSSIISISSMPLIAASCSNKNPTDESIINNITPQTIDNQKQEDKSKEKEQEENPSGSGSSSSNTAPQTQGNQNHKNPSGSDSSSPDTTTNQDKQKQEYKNKKEEKDDPEKLLKKLEEVKKDYEKAKEGKEGLIKKSRYYDDLNSWFGDIHHSRFGSRGSWNYYLDFETKVRKKQNPESYFKIVKEFIKKYETEIKKYLEENLLIEK, from the coding sequence ATGAAAAAGATAAATAAAATAATTATTTCTTTATCTTCAATAATTTCAATTTCTTCAATGCCATTAATAGCTGCATCATGTTCAAACAAGAATCCAACAGATGAAAGCATAATTAATAATATTACCCCCCAAACTATAGATAATCAAAAGCAAGAAGATAAGAGTAAAGAAAAAGAACAAGAAGAAAACCCTAGTGGTTCTGGTAGTTCTTCTTCAAATACTGCCCCACAAACTCAAGGTAACCAAAATCATAAAAACCCTAGTGGTTCAGATAGTTCTTCTCCAGATACCACTACAAACCAAGATAAACAAAAGCAAGAATATAAGAATAAAAAAGAAGAAAAAGATGACCCTGAAAAATTATTAAAAAAACTTGAAGAAGTTAAAAAAGATTATGAAAAAGCAAAAGAAGGAAAAGAAGGTTTAATAAAAAAATCAAGATACTATGATGATTTAAATAGTTGATTTGGAGATATTCATCATAGTCGCTTTGGTAGCAGGGGAAGCTGGAACTATTACTTAGATTTTGAGACCAAAGTAAGAAAAAAACAAAATCCTGAAAGTTATTTCAAAATCGTTAAGGAATTTATAAAAAAATACGAAACAGAAATAAAGAAGTATTTGGAAGAAAATCTCTTAATAGAAAAATAA
- a CDS encoding nucleotidyl transferase AbiEii/AbiGii toxin family protein yields MWFEYPHNYANDSKYVMQKIKIELGYISETNPEVSKQIQTYVNENNQFLPIDKIEVKMVAPIRTFFEKLLILNRECNRPEKNKHPKRYSRHFYDVYQMLQTEIKNESLTNFDLLKKIIDFKKNFYPSNFANYDDILKGNITIVPNKESIEYFSKDYEQMKFMIFEQPVVTFKKIIDTLREYEKLLDNTIKEFISK; encoded by the coding sequence ATTTGATTTGAATATCCCCATAATTATGCTAATGATAGCAAATATGTTATGCAAAAAATTAAAATTGAATTAGGATACATATCAGAAACTAATCCTGAAGTATCTAAACAAATTCAAACATATGTAAATGAAAATAATCAATTTCTTCCAATTGATAAAATAGAAGTGAAAATGGTTGCTCCAATAAGAACATTTTTTGAAAAATTATTAATCTTAAATAGAGAATGTAACCGTCCAGAAAAAAACAAGCATCCTAAAAGGTATTCAAGACATTTTTATGATGTATATCAAATGTTGCAAACAGAAATAAAAAATGAAAGTCTAACAAATTTTGATTTATTAAAAAAGATTATTGATTTCAAAAAAAATTTTTATCCGTCTAATTTTGCAAATTATGATGACATATTAAAGGGCAATATTACAATTGTTCCAAACAAAGAATCGATTGAATATTTTTCAAAAGATTATGAACAAATGAAATTTATGATTTTTGAGCAACCAGTAGTTACTTTTAAAAAAATTATTGATACATTAAGAGAATATGAAAAACTTTTAGACAATACAATTAAAGAATTTATTTCAAAATAA
- the rplT gene encoding 50S ribosomal protein L20 — MRTRGGIVTRRRRAKWIKLAKGYWGHKSIGYKVAKQAVVKSWTYAFRDRKQVKREFRKLWIARINAASRANGVTYSRLIEGLKKANININRKMLSELAINYPESFAKIVELAKQQ; from the coding sequence ATGCGTACAAGAGGCGGAATCGTTACAAGAAGAAGACGTGCAAAATGAATAAAATTAGCTAAAGGATATTGAGGACATAAATCAATTGGCTATAAAGTTGCCAAACAAGCTGTTGTGAAATCATGAACATATGCATTTAGAGACCGTAAACAAGTAAAACGTGAATTTAGAAAATTATGAATCGCACGGATCAATGCGGCTTCAAGAGCAAATGGTGTTACATATTCAAGATTAATTGAAGGTCTAAAAAAAGCAAATATTAATATTAATCGGAAAATGCTTTCAGAATTAGCAATCAATTATCCTGAATCATTTGCAAAAATAGTTGAACTAGCTAAACAACAATAA
- the rpmI gene encoding 50S ribosomal protein L35 codes for MPKMKTKSGLKKRLKITATGKVKRGNAYRSHLAQNKTTKQKRQSRKSSMLSASDFKRYKELI; via the coding sequence ATGCCAAAAATGAAAACCAAAAGCGGTTTGAAAAAAAGACTGAAAATAACTGCAACTGGTAAGGTTAAAAGAGGAAATGCATACCGTTCACATTTAGCACAAAACAAAACAACAAAACAAAAACGTCAATCTCGTAAATCATCAATGTTATCAGCATCAGATTTCAAAAGATATAAAGAATTAATTTAA
- the infC gene encoding translation initiation factor IF-3 — translation MQKDNANFAGSQSKKPKSEHVVNNEIPYKKVFVLGPDNEKIGVLTKEEALEQAKENKMDLVLISIENNKPIVRIMDYGKFKYDKKKKQKIIKEKQAVTINREIRLTPLIGQHDLETKAKKAREFILDGNRVKVSVKFRGRERSRTELGEEILNKFYALVEDIAKITKEATLVNERFLDMYLEKDKKKVGTSNIKDN, via the coding sequence ATACAAAAAGATAACGCAAACTTTGCAGGTAGTCAAAGTAAAAAACCAAAATCAGAACACGTTGTAAATAACGAAATACCATATAAAAAAGTTTTTGTTTTAGGTCCAGATAATGAAAAAATTGGTGTCTTAACCAAAGAAGAAGCACTTGAACAAGCAAAAGAAAATAAAATGGATTTAGTGCTTATTTCAATTGAAAATAACAAACCAATTGTGCGAATTATGGATTATGGAAAATTCAAATACGACAAGAAGAAAAAACAAAAAATTATCAAAGAAAAACAAGCTGTAACAATTAATCGGGAAATTAGATTAACACCTTTAATTGGGCAACATGATCTTGAAACAAAAGCAAAAAAGGCACGTGAGTTTATTTTAGATGGTAATCGTGTTAAAGTCTCTGTTAAATTCAGAGGAAGAGAACGTAGTAGAACTGAATTGGGAGAAGAAATTTTAAACAAATTTTATGCTTTAGTTGAAGATATTGCAAAGATTACAAAAGAAGCCACTTTAGTAAATGAACGTTTTTTAGATATGTATCTAGAAAAAGATAAGAAAAAAGTTGGCACTTCAAATATTAAAGATAACTAA
- a CDS encoding BspA family leucine-rich repeat surface protein has translation MFPVHKPNEEKNVNPEIKPGIVPNKNENKPNSNQNQNENNLNPIANKDNNEIPSNSSPNEDLVHQIQLLNLVQGIWLDKFFNKINEGKKYQDILNDFQKEIGKELQKFEINVEIKLIENSEQFKKAEDDFETIGISILEQKFDFNLGKLIKNFKPLNSDDMIKKITEIWKKKFQNKIYESWPKNLVESKLKKELKQYNFDLKTLSFNKTSSNNIIHITIKNINKDISLHFRNLIEVKNKPTRYVVGYNKIKPEENSKNDIQFEIWNPIWKETYATDLSDLKATEILEIGYYKDKDGVFRVPRMPKNIEWITDVLPPQITSLENMFYGVRSKQIRGLQKWDTSNIQNMSGLFRTTNYFNEDISRWDTSNVLTMQSIFENAFLFNQDLKNWDTSNLINMNKMFFNAFAFNQDLSNWNVASVLQKDDFDTHANPNWNQDKKPQFKIK, from the coding sequence GTGTTTCCAGTTCATAAACCAAATGAAGAAAAAAATGTCAATCCAGAAATAAAACCTGGTATTGTTCCAAATAAAAATGAAAACAAACCAAACTCAAATCAAAATCAAAATGAAAATAACCTAAATCCAATTGCAAATAAAGATAATAATGAAATACCTTCTAATTCTTCGCCAAATGAAGATTTGGTTCATCAAATTCAATTGTTAAATTTAGTTCAAGGAATTTGGTTGGACAAGTTTTTTAACAAAATAAATGAAGGAAAGAAATATCAAGATATTTTGAATGATTTTCAAAAAGAAATTGGCAAAGAATTACAAAAATTTGAAATTAATGTTGAAATAAAATTAATTGAAAATTCTGAACAATTTAAAAAAGCAGAAGATGATTTTGAAACAATTGGAATAAGTATTTTGGAACAAAAATTTGATTTTAATTTAGGTAAATTAATAAAAAATTTTAAACCATTAAATTCAGATGATATGATCAAAAAAATTACAGAAATTTGAAAGAAAAAATTTCAAAATAAAATCTATGAATCATGACCAAAAAATCTTGTTGAATCAAAATTAAAAAAAGAACTAAAGCAATATAATTTTGATTTAAAAACATTAAGTTTTAACAAAACATCTAGCAACAATATTATTCATATAACAATTAAAAATATTAATAAAGATATTTCATTACATTTTCGGAATTTAATTGAGGTTAAAAATAAACCAACAAGATATGTTGTTGGATATAACAAAATCAAACCAGAAGAAAATTCAAAGAATGATATTCAATTTGAAATTTGAAATCCAATCTGAAAAGAAACATATGCCACAGATTTAAGTGATTTAAAAGCAACTGAAATTTTAGAAATTGGATATTATAAAGATAAAGATGGAGTATTTAGAGTACCTCGTATGCCAAAAAATATTGAGTGAATTACTGATGTATTACCACCGCAAATTACAAGTTTAGAAAATATGTTTTATGGAGTTAGATCAAAACAAATTCGAGGTCTTCAAAAATGGGATACTTCAAATATTCAAAATATGAGCGGTTTATTTAGAACAACAAATTATTTTAATGAAGATATTTCAAGATGAGATACCTCAAATGTTTTAACAATGCAAAGTATTTTTGAAAATGCATTTTTATTTAATCAGGATCTAAAAAATTGAGATACTTCAAATTTGATTAATATGAATAAAATGTTTTTTAATGCTTTTGCATTTAATCAAGATCTTTCAAATTGAAATGTTGCTTCTGTGCTACAAAAAGATGATTTTGATACACATGCAAACCCAAATTGAAATCAAGATAAAAAACCGCAATTTAAAATAAAATAG
- a CDS encoding ribulose-phosphate 3-epimerase: protein MKLRKISPSILDVKKEDMVNYVNTLIDWGVTNVHYDVMDGEFVPNTALEFNKIKEIAQNCKTHQMDIHLMVSDVFKYYQMYKELNAILTFHYEAFKDKETEIKKLIELAKKDHVKLGLAINPDTEIKVLYPYLKNLDLVLIMSVFPGKGGQVFIETSYEKVRKIKQYITNHNLKTIIQIDGGVKKHNIKSCFDAGINLAVVGSYLVKNFSKETVDDLLS from the coding sequence ATGAAACTTAGAAAAATTAGTCCTTCAATTTTGGATGTAAAAAAAGAGGATATGGTTAATTATGTCAATACATTAATTGATTGAGGTGTAACAAATGTTCATTATGATGTTATGGATGGTGAATTTGTTCCTAACACTGCATTGGAATTCAATAAAATTAAAGAAATTGCTCAAAATTGTAAAACGCACCAAATGGATATTCATTTAATGGTTTCAGATGTTTTTAAATATTATCAAATGTATAAAGAATTAAACGCAATTTTGACTTTTCATTATGAAGCATTTAAAGATAAAGAAACTGAAATTAAAAAATTAATTGAGTTAGCTAAAAAAGACCATGTTAAATTAGGACTAGCAATTAATCCAGATACTGAGATTAAAGTTTTATATCCATATCTTAAAAACTTAGATTTAGTTTTAATTATGAGTGTTTTCCCAGGTAAAGGTGGTCAAGTTTTTATTGAAACAAGCTATGAAAAAGTAAGAAAGATTAAACAATATATTACTAATCATAATTTAAAAACAATTATTCAAATTGATGGCGGAGTTAAAAAGCATAATATTAAATCCTGCTTTGATGCAGGTATTAATTTAGCTGTTGTTGGTTCGTATTTGGTTAAGAATTTTTCAAAAGAAACAGTTGATGATTTATTGTCATAA
- the rsgA gene encoding ribosome small subunit-dependent GTPase A, giving the protein MKSGKIIKSVAGFFDIKSFDDQKIYRVRGSGKLRLLDIKPIVGDHVEFEENGLIHHIFGRKNFFIRPKIANVDQAIIVMSLVEPEFSSQLVDKFLIIIENKNVEPIIVLTKKDLTSTSKINFYKDQGYKVFEINYENNTGFEGLKEIFKNKTSFFVGQTGVGKTTLINHLANTNFETQAISKALNRGKHTTREVSLIEFNGGEIIDTPGFSSIEFDLTIDEIPKAFNAFREASISCKFRSCKHYHEKLEDCEVKKRVEQGIIKKERYDNYISFLKRMLEPFY; this is encoded by the coding sequence ATGAAGAGTGGAAAAATTATAAAATCTGTTGCCGGTTTTTTTGACATCAAATCATTTGATGATCAAAAAATTTATCGTGTTCGTGGAAGCGGGAAATTAAGATTACTGGATATTAAACCAATCGTTGGTGATCATGTAGAATTTGAAGAAAACGGATTAATTCATCATATTTTTGGAAGAAAAAATTTTTTTATTAGACCAAAAATTGCCAATGTTGATCAGGCAATCATTGTTATGTCATTAGTTGAGCCAGAGTTTAGTTCCCAATTAGTCGATAAATTTCTTATCATTATTGAAAATAAAAATGTTGAACCAATTATTGTATTGACAAAAAAAGATTTAACTTCAACCTCAAAAATTAATTTTTATAAAGATCAAGGCTATAAAGTTTTTGAAATTAATTATGAGAATAATACCGGGTTTGAAGGATTAAAAGAAATCTTTAAAAATAAAACAAGTTTTTTTGTTGGTCAAACAGGTGTTGGGAAAACAACTTTAATTAATCATTTAGCAAATACAAATTTTGAAACACAAGCAATCTCAAAAGCGCTTAATCGCGGAAAACACACGACAAGAGAAGTTAGTTTAATTGAATTCAATGGTGGTGAAATTATTGATACCCCAGGTTTTTCATCAATTGAGTTTGATTTAACAATTGATGAAATCCCTAAAGCATTCAATGCTTTTAGAGAAGCTTCAATTTCATGTAAATTTCGAAGTTGTAAACATTATCATGAAAAATTAGAGGATTGCGAAGTTAAAAAAAGGGTTGAACAAGGAATCATTAAAAAAGAAAGATATGATAACTATATTAGTTTTCTAAAGCGAATGCTAGAACCATTTTATTAG
- a CDS encoding serine/threonine-protein kinase, translating into MQKTLDQYKNVNKHFENFILIGKGGYSQIYAAYFKNKKRSVAIKMLNSFANNHSYQQDLFKKECEFLQKINSDYVIKIIGYYLSKDESYYAMELINGISLKNLIAKKEKMTLKEIIFLAKQICYGLNDIHNLGIIHRDLKPSNILIENDTKKIKLIDFGTSLYQNQKELINNNKIIGSIHYLAPEIILRSHNPSIESDIYSFGIILYEMLTKKKMYVNKNYQAIMLSKIQKEISIADLENENIPQEFKEIIVHCCKKNPNERYKNCLEIINDLNHLEASLN; encoded by the coding sequence ATGCAAAAAACATTAGATCAATATAAAAATGTGAATAAGCATTTTGAAAATTTTATTTTAATTGGTAAAGGTGGATATAGTCAAATATATGCAGCTTATTTTAAAAATAAAAAAAGAAGTGTTGCAATTAAAATGTTGAATTCATTTGCAAATAATCATTCATATCAACAAGATCTTTTTAAAAAAGAATGTGAATTTTTGCAAAAAATAAATTCCGATTATGTAATCAAAATTATTGGTTATTATTTAAGTAAAGATGAATCATATTATGCAATGGAATTAATCAATGGCATTAGTTTGAAAAATTTAATTGCAAAAAAAGAAAAAATGACATTAAAGGAAATTATTTTTTTAGCAAAACAAATATGCTATGGTTTAAATGATATTCATAATTTAGGAATCATTCATCGGGATTTAAAACCAAGCAATATTTTGATTGAAAATGATACAAAAAAAATTAAACTAATTGATTTTGGAACTTCATTGTATCAAAATCAAAAAGAATTGATTAATAACAATAAAATTATTGGATCAATTCATTATTTAGCGCCTGAAATAATTTTAAGATCACACAATCCATCAATTGAGAGTGATATTTATTCTTTTGGCATTATTTTGTATGAAATGCTTACAAAGAAAAAAATGTATGTTAATAAAAATTATCAAGCAATCATGTTATCTAAGATTCAAAAAGAAATTTCGATCGCAGATTTAGAAAACGAAAATATTCCTCAAGAATTTAAAGAAATTATTGTTCATTGTTGCAAAAAAAATCCAAATGAAAGATATAAAAATTGTTTAGAAATAATCAATGATTTGAATCACCTAGAAGCTAGTTTGAACTAA
- the gmk gene encoding guanylate kinase, with protein sequence MSKKIIIFSGPSAVGKGTIEKKLFEKTDLKLKLSVSATTREKRQSEIDGVHYYFVPFDTFETFIKEDKFLEYSKHFDNYYGTLNSEISNICAFKKIPFIEIETNGAMQIIEKYKKEGREDEICSIFLMPPSMAELERRMIERNTETGNEFTKRLDKAKYEIDLSHMFEHVIINHSIDETTAQIEEIIRNNFDHVINSKEEIKAERKA encoded by the coding sequence ATGAGCAAAAAAATAATTATATTTTCAGGTCCTAGTGCAGTTGGTAAAGGAACAATTGAAAAAAAATTATTTGAAAAAACAGATTTGAAACTAAAACTATCAGTTTCAGCAACAACAAGAGAAAAAAGGCAAAGTGAAATTGATGGTGTGCATTACTATTTTGTACCATTTGACACTTTTGAAACATTCATCAAAGAGGATAAATTTTTAGAGTATTCAAAACATTTTGATAATTACTATGGGACATTAAATTCTGAAATTTCAAATATTTGTGCATTTAAGAAAATTCCTTTTATTGAAATTGAAACAAATGGTGCAATGCAAATCATTGAAAAATATAAAAAAGAAGGCAGAGAAGATGAAATTTGTTCAATCTTTTTAATGCCACCTTCAATGGCTGAACTTGAAAGAAGAATGATTGAAAGAAATACTGAAACGGGCAATGAATTCACAAAAAGATTAGATAAAGCAAAATATGAAATTGATTTGTCACATATGTTTGAACATGTAATCATTAATCATTCAATTGATGAAACAACAGCACAAATTGAAGAAATTATTCGAAATAATTTTGATCATGTAATTAATAGTAAAGAAGAAATTAAAGCAGAAAGAAAAGCTTAA